TAAGGTATTCATAATTTGTATTAGCGTGCCTATATAGTATGTGTAACACAGACAATAAGGTAACGTCATTGTTTGATGTAACTATTTGTGTTCTGTGTTATTCTGTTCCGTCTGGTCAGTTCATTAATATTTGAAAACATAATTTAGTCATCTTATTTTGTGTAGATTgactaataaattaataatttccGCAGTAGGCCTACTATTAATTTAAACCTGGTAAGAGCACGTCTGTAAACtatctttcctttcttctttttacttGTGTAACTCAAATTATTAATGTAATTGAGAATATTCTAATTTAAATTGATGTGCAGTGTAGTGGCCCAATATGCTTTATCAGGATGGatgttaaaatatgtaaatgtaattaatGAATTATAACTAACAATCATTTTCCCTTTTTCCAGTCTAGTGATTCGAGGGGATGCGGATGAGCGTGCAGTGCTCTGTAGTGGTGACAAGACCTATGATTTAAAAATAGCCGATACATCCAACATGCTGCTGTTTGTACCAGGATGCAGAACACCAGACCAACTAACCAATAGCCAGGAAAGCTCTCATGTGGTGCACACTCAGGTATGGAAATGATACACTCACAGGTACCTGCCTGGTAAACCGTAACATCCACACAAAAAGACCCAACCCACAAGGTAGTATATGCACAAAATGGTTAATTGCATTTATGACCTACATACACTAACAATACTGCTACTTCTGTTCTAGATCTGGGGATTTTGTAACAGCTACTGGGAACTGCGGAAACACCGTCCTAAACTGAAGAAACTGAAGAAGCTTTTAATGGAGAATCCTTATGAAGGACCTGCTTTAGGGGGGCAGGAGGAGAATACGGAAAACAGGGTAAATACATATTATACAGTGAAGTAATTAATCATCATATCCTGTAGGACTGTGTAGATATAGGTAAAGGGCTTATTAGAAGTTTATGGCTTTCAAACCATAAATGTTAGTAGAGCTGACTCAGATGATTgttacattttgagtgttttaatGGTAAATGTCCCACTTCTTTTAAATGTCATTGTAGCTGTTAGTAAGTATGTGTTCCTCTGTTACCAGTACACAATGCAGGATCTGTTGGAGAGGATCCAGGCCAGTGAAGAGGAGCTAAAGACCCACTTAGAGACCATCCATGCCTGTCAGATAGATGGTAAACAGTGACATTTTTGAATATAACTACATGTATATTAATTGATAAAGTTGCTTTTGCTGAAAAGTAACAAATAGGTAGGAAATCATTGCCAAGGTTGTGCTCCTGGGAGGTACAGTGCCATGAAGATGCTTTTATAAATACAATTTCTCTATTCTTAGCTatacttaataataatatatatatatataatataaataacaaaatgtatACTTACCAGGTGTTTAGAGAGAGCATTGTTTCTGTCTTCTAGGCTACTGGCGCATGTTGGACTTCGACTACGAGATGAAGTTGCTCGGTCATGTGACTCAGCTGGTAGATTCGGAGTCCTGGTCCTTCAACAAGGTTCCCCTTCAAACCAGTCTGGAAGAGTTAGCACCACTGGAACCCAAGTAAGTTAACAAATGTGATCCTCATGCTCATGTAACAGGAAAAGCAAAATATTAACAGTTTAAACTAAAATAGTTGATTTTTAGTGGTGTTGAGGCTAAGGCAACTTTCTGAGCATCTGTTATGAAGCTAGATAAGTCTAGTCTTAGCCAGGTTCCAATAATGATTCCCTTCTTTACAGAGAGATGATCGAGCACTGCTTGAACTGCTATGGGAAACGCTTTACTGAAAACGGTAAAGAAAAACAGACCAAACAGAAGTTTTTAGTAGTAAATTGGTAGAAGAACCCTACATAATAATGTCACTGTGAAACTACACAGTACTAACATCTCTGTATCCTCCTTCCTCTATATAGACAACATTTTTTATGCACTGCATGAGGATAAAGTATGTCGGGGCATAGCgctactgctgctgcaaaaCGCCATCAAGTTCAACCTTAAGGAGTTTCAGGAAGTCTGGCAGCAGAGCGTTCCAGAGGGCATGAGCACAAGACTGGACCAACTAAAGGTTAGCCTGTACCACTCTTATATacttattttttgggcattttaagcctttattatataggacagctgacgatgtgaaaggggagagagggggggaatgacatgcagcaaagggccgcaggttggagctGACAACAACAAGGACTGAGCCtgtgtacatggggcgcacgctctaccagctaagctatccaggcgcccctcttttctttctctccatgttCTCTGGTTATAAAATAGAACAATGGGTTTATGCATTCTTTATAAAAGTCAAATAGGTTGACTACAG
This window of the Perca flavescens isolate YP-PL-M2 chromosome 6, PFLA_1.0, whole genome shotgun sequence genome carries:
- the dscc1 gene encoding sister chromatid cohesion protein DCC1: MRTLEEVQATLQIAKLKEEDLQKTIHCLSFGENVSSADYCLMELDDTLCKHIESGESLVIRGDADERAVLCSGDKTYDLKIADTSNMLLFVPGCRTPDQLTNSQESSHVVHTQIWGFCNSYWELRKHRPKLKKLKKLLMENPYEGPALGGQEENTENRYTMQDLLERIQASEEELKTHLETIHACQIDGYWRMLDFDYEMKLLGHVTQLVDSESWSFNKVPLQTSLEELAPLEPKEMIEHCLNCYGKRFTENDNIFYALHEDKVCRGIALLLLQNAIKFNLKEFQEVWQQSVPEGMSTRLDQLKSVALVDRNFRPETISLLRVEDLSEDTLERFNHLFTLREKWTEDDITPYIQDLCGEKQTTGALLTKYARSSMQNGIKVFNSRRPVAT